From the genome of Salvelinus namaycush isolate Seneca unplaced genomic scaffold, SaNama_1.0 Scaffold65, whole genome shotgun sequence:
cctgaaacactttgtgaacacaatccaggtgtactgTGATTATGAAGTTGTGATGAGGTATTATTATATTAGTCGGGCTGATGCATGATGGGTTGTAGGCTAGAGCTTGAGTACTGTAGTCTGAAGGCTGTTTCTGAATTCACTGACCTGGTGAGTAAATGTTGTGTACAATGGCGCCATCTAGTGAcagaaacatagaaacacacattgTTGCTGAACGAAGGCATCTCTTTATTTTCCAGAAATAAAACTTGTAGACCTTTCCTGCAGTCTCTGAGGAGATGgacacctcttcttcttctggacGATCTCCGTCTCCTACTGGGACTGTCTTCTTACCCCCTCCTATCATGTGGAACAGTCTGTAAGTCATTCATCACAtaacctagctctggtccagggcattaTGTGCGGCTTGCTGAAGGAAGGCTCAGTGTCTGCAAGCTGTACTTAACGCCCTGGGCCAGAGCTACACATTACCCACCTCTGGCCATCATGGACAGTCAACTCATCACATTCACGTACTGTAAGTCACAGTTGAGTGAGTTGTGTGATTAAAGGCAGTTTAATTGATCAGAAGTTTCAttattattgtaatattgtagTAAATTGTCTGAGTTCACTTCCTAAATAATGTGTTGACATTCCTTCGCACCCAGCTACAAGCAGGCAGAGATGGAGGTTCAGTTCctgagggaagagaagaagacCTGTACAGAGAAGGAAGCCCACATGCTTGAGTTGAGGGGGAAGGATCGAACGATCCGAAATCAGAAGAAGGAGATGGACAGACTTCAAGTGTGCCTCTGGGAGGaggaaaagaagaagaggaatgGTGGAACGGAGAAGGACAAGATGATTGAACAATTACAGTCTGAGACAGACCATCTCAGAGCCCTTTTgaaagatgaaaggaggagaagaagagtagaaaggggtattatgaaagagtggaaggctgagatcctgagactgagggaggcagagagccacagggaggtagagagacagagagaagcagagagaagcagcgagacagagagaagcagagaggcagagagagccacagaatGGGAGAACCAGAGACAAATGCTGGAGATCAACAGACTCAAACAACTGCTGGAGCTGCTGATGGTGGACCTACAACTGGCCCACGTAAGACatgtcattgttattattaaaaggCAGTGTATATTCACCCGGCTGAAAATGAATGGCAGCAGTATGCTAACCCAATGTTAACTTTTATGCCTTTCCTAaacgttaacccttaccttaacctcactgaaactatacctaacctttaccataacccaaccctaggtcctaaacctaaccttcatTTATCTCAACCCCTACGCCTTTCTTCTGCCGGTTGAATATCCACTTCCTTATTAACgtcattactgttgttgttgttgacaactGTATCTGTGCAGGTTGTAAATAATTGCATTAGTGAAACATCATTTGTAGGAGTAATTTCTACAAGCATAAACATCAGAGGCAACATTAAATTGCAACGGGAATTTCTCAAACCCCTAACTGAATGGGCAAGCTAGAactgtgtgtttgtatttgtacaCATTTTGGACATAATTGATTCCATAAAATGTCTCATAATTTTTTCAAACCATGTCAATACATTAATTGACAATGAATTGTCCAGATGAATTGATCAAAATGACCCTGCTATTGATGTTGTTCAGTGTTTGATTCAATTACCTAGGTCTAAGTTGTATTTCTATGTATCATTCTCTGCAAATGCTTTGAAAGTATGTCTTGGTCATAGATTATCACTAATTTAACCTTTTCAATTTaagcaagagatagagagattgagGCTATGGCAGAAAGTCATGGAGAATCAGCGACCAAGACTGGCCTGGAACAACAACCctattgagacagaaagagagagggaaagagagagggaaaaagagaaagaaagggagatggaaagggagagaaaagCAGAATTGGAAAGACAAGAAATGAAGAAGAAAGTGAAACAGGCAGAAGAAACGATAAAAGTGTTAGAACGAGAGattgagagattgaaagagactgAAAAGGAAATCATATTTGAAAGAGAAAGACACATGCGTATTGCAGAGAATGAGAAAGTCAAACTGGTTAATGGAAAGGtgaaagagttagagagagaggttgagagactgAAAGAAGATATGACAAAAAAAGAGATTCAATACAAAATCAAATTTGAAAGAGCGAAAGAAGCGTATagaagacagaatgagagagtgaaacAGGTTAACCAAAATGTACTAGTGTTAGACAGAGAGGTTGCGAGAATGAAAGAAGAGATTAGATTGAAAGACGAGACTGAACCAGAGAGAACatttgatagagacagagagagagaaaatgattgGAGACGAAGTGAAGAGGAGATGAAaaatagagtggagagagagatggagatggagacagCCCTCAATGACAAAAAGATGTCTGAATTGGAGGAAGTCTTCAATAAAATCAAGGAACAGCTGATAGAATTAGAAAATATGGAAACAGACAAATATAAATGGAAACAGAACCAAATGGAcatggaggagaagatggagggtgagaacaacaaacagaaagaggtagaaagaaagagaatggagaaaataccaaaacagagacaacaagaagatgagaagaagaaggagagagaagaagaagaggagagacgcAAACAGAAGCacatagagatggaagaggaagaaagagggagtgaaaaagagaaacagagagagatcaaaaggaagagaatggagaagagacagaaaaatatggaaagagaagaagagagacagagcgagaatGAAGAAGAACGATGTAAACAGAAGCAAATTGACAtggagaaggaggaaagagagagggagaacaatacacagagagagatagaagagatacacagaggacaacaacaagaggagagacaaaaacaaatggagaaggagaaagaaagggagaaagacaatgagaatcagagagagatggaattaaAAGATCGTcaacagaaagagatggagaaagaaaagatgatcatgagagagagggaggaagcaggaagaagaaaggaggggcataaaaatattttgggggaaatTGAGGGACAGAATGAACTGgagatagaacaggagagagagatggaagacaaGCATGAAGTGATTAAGGAAGCAGAGGAAGAgtacagggaaagagaagagagagcaaaGGAAGTAAGCATGAAGAAACATGTAGTAGTTAATGTTAAAGCAAAAGCACGGGAAGTCTTCAATAGACGTAAAGAGAGAAGGTTAGAAGTGTTGAAGGGGGAACGAGAACACATAGAAAGAGGACAACAaatcaggagggagaaggaggaaagacggctggagatggaaagaaaacaggagagggcAAGACAACAAGAGGAGCAGGATAAAAAACAAGAGATTGAAATTGCTAGACAGAAAGAAATGTTCAGactaagagaggaggagaggcagagagaggaagagagagaggaggagagaaagagagccgtTAAAGGCCATTTAGctttaatcagagagagagagataatagaggcaaacagaagagaggagatggtggaagaggaaagaagggAATTCCTTGAAAAGCACAAGAGAGGTgacttagaggaggaggaggaaaaggaagaaGACAAGGAGGACATTCTCCCACCTGATAAAAGTATCCGAAGGAGAGCTGTGGGCTGGAtaaataagaagtgggagaagagGAACCTCAAGAAGATCGAGAGAACCTATCAGAGAGAAGCTGAGGAGGGCTATAAGATCGTCCACATAGGTAAGACCTGTTTTCCCTCTGCTTATGACATCATCCTCTTTAGTCTCCTCTACACACATCAGTTCCACACCAGTCATCATGTTGCATCATTGTTTCAATATAAAACTACTGTGTAAAGaatatgttagctgacatggctaattgagtgactgactgacgTAACAAGAAACATACTGCTGATGTAACAACCACGTGTTTAAATGGTACATTGTGTCATCTACCAGTCTAACTctcaagactaagtagagacccagaaagagttgtgtcatctactagtctaactctcaagactaagtagagacccagagagagttgtgtcatctactagtctaactctcaagactaagtagagacccagatagagttgtgtcatctactagtctaactctcaagactaagtagagacccagaaagagttgtgtcatctactagtctaactctcaagactaagtagagacccagaaagagttgtgtcatctactagtctaactctcaagactaagtagagacagcagcataccaccctgcataccactgcaggcttgcttctgaagctaagcagggttggtcctggtcagtccctggatgggagaccagatgctgcaggaagtggtgttggagggccagtaggaggcactctttcctctggtctaaaaaatatcccaatgccccagggcagtgattggggacactgccctgtgtagggtgccgtctttcggatgggacgttaaacgggtgtcctgactctctgaggtcattaaagatcccatggcacttatcgtaagagtaggggtgttaaccccggtgtcctggctaaattcccaatctggccctcaaaccatcatggtcacctaataatccccagtttacaattggctcattcatccccctcctctcccctgtaactattccccaggtcgttgctgcaaatgagaacgtgttctcagtcaacttacctggtaaaataacggtaaaataaaaataaaaataaaaagaccCAGATAGAGTTGTGTCATCTACTAGTCTAACTctcaagactaagtagagacccagaaagagttcctaaaaaacacacacaaaaacgtgTTTTGGGGGGATCCGGgggctactagtggccatgcggccctaagcgatcacatatgccctggCACTATACAAAGAATAGGTGCCATTCGGGACTCATGTTCAACTTAGGGTCAGGTCAATTCGGGATGGGAATTATTGCACTTTATTGACAAATTCCATGCCTTGCTCAACTGAAAAGAGTAAAGAATCATTGAGATTAAATTGTGTTTTCTATTCTTCATTCCCTGTGTCCATTACATTTAAGTTGATACCAGATCCCTAAGTTGAATGTGAACTCTACTTCTTCTCCCCTACCAGCCATCCCTGGACACACAAGGCTAACAGCCACCATGAcacgggcagagagagagagggagaagaggaaggagctgctgaaggctgagaagagaaggaagaagatGGAGGATTTTAATAAGCAGTGGAGAGAGCAGTCCCTGCTTAAAAAACAAACTCATCAGaaactgaaggaggagagggggaagatgaAGGGACATTACCTGGAGCAGATGAATCTGGAGGCTGATGCTCAAATCAACACCCGTTGTCTAACCACCCAACACAGCCACGATTATCTGGAGACAACACAGCCCACTGGATCTGGAGATGGCCACCAGGAAAGGCCAAGGAGGCAACAGGCATGGGCAGAGATCCAGGAGGGGAGTTCAGAGAACCAGCAGGAGTGGCCAGAGAACCAACAGGGGGGGCCAGACAGCCAGCAGCTAGAAGCTCCAGAAGAGGCTGAAACATCAGAGCCAACCTCCAAGAACAAGAAAAGGCCAGGCATCTGGAAGAGAATTAAGATGAGGTAAAGAATGTTTAAACATCTATTCATGTTTTACACTGTTAATATATATGTTGTCACTTTAAAAAGTGACATTATCCAAATGTGAGGGTTTAGTGTACATGCAacacacatgtaaatatatagatacttacctgtctctgatgtcttacagcattcctgacgtgctgtctgcctagagctggaactcgAAGAAGCCACAGTTCCACTGAGGTTACATTGGTCATTAAAAGTGTCGCCcaataattcctcctcctctaagTCATCAAGCCACATTTCCTCCACAAAACATGATCGTCTCCTCAAGCCAGCAAGTATCCTCTTTATCAGGCAACAAACCATCGAAGGTCAGTGACTCTCCTccccagagcagaggttctcatcTTTATCCTAATTAAATTCATCTCTGCTCACCACCTCTACTGTCCTAGAAAATATCCCAAAAATGGAAATGGTTTAAacagaagtcctcccctcagaccagtgGCTCCACAAACCAGAGTTTCTTATCTTTATTCAAGTTGAACGCAACTCTGATCATTTCCACCACCTCACCTGTTAAGGGGAGGTGCTGAAAAGGAGGTCTGGGAGGAGGTCTGCAGGTAGCCTGGACCGGACCGGTAGCAGCTAAGTTACTGGCTCCATCCCCGGACAGAGCTACTCAAGTCAGGCCAGTGATGTTTGACGATGTCATTTTTGTTATTAAAGTTTTACGttttaataaaagcattacatttaAAAAGCAATATTGTTGTTACGGTGTGGATTGTTTTGTTATTTCATTAGAATTGAAACATCCAGTAGTCATGGTAGATGTTAGACTTTCAATGAGACACCTAACATTCCATCAGTTTGCTACAATGTGTGACATGTTATATTAGAGAGGAGTCCTCTATACACatctattttagaccagaggagaAATATCAGATTGAAATAGCTTCTCTAAGAATCTGAGGAGAGAGCAACAGTAGACGCATCGTTAGCTCCCCCACCTCCAGTTCAGTACTTGGGTCATTCCACCAGTTGAGCACCTTTTGGGGAGTGTAACTTTTATTTCACCTAattctaacattctgtcataaagagcacatgttcaacttaataaaacacatgttttcccatctcaaaagtttaaaaaaaatacatactatagcaagtgcctattaagtgccaaataaagtgacagggttgactgtaacagagttGACTGTTTCATTTAGAATCAACCATAGATGATGTGTTATAATTCACCCAGTGGTGATTgcagcatgtacatcttggtggggaaaactcTCCCAAAATGTTTTAGATGAattccagcaaagccactacactacactaaacaatacattaattgcactataactttgacaaacagtgcccacaaactgttatggTCGACATAAAGctatcccaacagcagagctttcttttcagcaccatggagtgaatcctttaaaaaaaaacatggctgatatggctgacttgcttaaacaaatgtggtttctactgacaattgagatgtacaaactatggcataaggggacaacaagtGGACtacaggcaatccgtaattttgatgaagacattaatgagagAGCTGGACGGACGCAGTCAATATAACCGTTTGTTCAGCACTTTAGAAATGTTGATTATGGGCcgctcttacagtattctccctgtacaccaagtcataaCTCTATGTAAGCAGActttgaaagctcttacaatatttgatgatgacatttctctaaaggctatagtctacatgtgcagcaccaagtcagagcagtaggctaaattatgagaggggaaagggaccaaattattcgtgtgaggcacatgggctattaacaccttactacacaacatacacttagtattactttcttagctacagtatacacatctccctgaCATAGTACATCATTTATAGAGCAGcatccaatacatttttggactcaccttgttgtgatgtgctcacttgaacaggaaggtgtcccggctctaccagggccttgaggtggtctcccacagctctgctggtggagtggtaaacaccacccccggctctaccagggggcttgaggtggtctcccacagctctgcttatgtcatgttctgtggccttgctgttccatttctttactgcccctgcaacacagaaagaaacacatttagtcatattatataaaacactcaaagtaatggatatggagcatctatggcctcagttacacctggcacctaaatgtgacttctgtcatctgatcactctaagctgaattaggttcagatctaccaggatgggcctttgacatttaaaatggttacggTAGGGGTTGCGGGTAGACAGTACACAACGtagaacgaaccacgctacaaacagaagttgaCGTTTAAAATGGttatggtaggggttaaggttagggtttagggtagggatgtcccaggGATCctggatagcattgaccattgtgcattcttctgtctcttttacatagcaggtgatggatTTTGATGCTaatacaatattccatgatgtttctatatgataacaatagagtaatatatttaatatgatgtacaatattccatgatgtttctatatgataacaatagagtaatatatttaatatgatgtacaatattccatgatgtttctatatgataacaatagagtaatatatttaatatgatgtacaatattccatgatgtttctatatgataacaatagagtaatatatttaatatgatgtacaatattccatgatgtttctatatgataacaatagcataatatatttaatatgatgtacaatattccatgatgtttctatatgataacaatagagtaatatatttaatatgatgtacaatattccatgatgtttctatatgataacaatagagtaatatatttaatatgatgtacaatattacatg
Proteins encoded in this window:
- the LOC120042304 gene encoding capping protein inhibiting regulator of actin dynamics-like translates to MDTSSSSGRSPSPTGTVFLPPPIMWNSLYKQAEMEVQFLREEKKTCTEKEAHMLELRGKDRTIRNQKKEMDRLQVCLWEEEKKKRNGGTEKDKMIEQLQSETDHLRALLKDERRRRRVERGIMKEWKAEILRLREAESHREVERQREAERSSETERSREAERATEWENQRQMLEINRLKQLLELLMVDLQLAHVRHVIVIIKRQCIFTRLKMNGSSMLTQC
- the LOC120042303 gene encoding trichohyalin-like is translated as MREREEAGRRKEGHKNILGEIEGQNELEIEQEREMEDKHEVIKEAEEEYREREERAKEVSMKKHVVVNVKAKAREVFNRRKERRLEVLKGEREHIERGQQIRREKEERRLEMERKQERARQQEEQDKKQEIEIARQKEMFRLREEERQREEEREEERKRAVKGHLALIREREIIEANRREEMVEEERREFLEKHKRGDLEEEEEKEEDKEDILPPDKSIRRRAVGWINKKWEKRNLKKIERTYQREAEEGYKIVHIAIPGHTRLTATMTRAEREREKRKELLKAEKRRKKMEDFNKQWREQSLLKKQTHQKLKEERGKMKGHYLEQMNLEADAQINTRCLTTQHSHDYLETTQPTGSGDGHQERPRRQQAWAEIQEGSSENQQEWPENQQGGPDSQQLEAPEEAETSEPTSKNKKRPGIWKRIKMSIPDVLSA